The following proteins are encoded in a genomic region of Magallana gigas chromosome 1, xbMagGiga1.1, whole genome shotgun sequence:
- the LOC117687150 gene encoding uncharacterized protein, with amino-acid sequence MIDSIGGPQRVNNFLTTLDLPSISHKNLKCMERRAGNLIEAYADKSMASATEASFDAEMSDISNLEEKNAPFVQHATFDEELGTAVIDGEFLGDPAILTKPATVLEEQTGSFDSGNHNDYDDDYEVKHQMCMNVQVGQTKSKMRGQGIVVPKKLKFKPLTRKGMSVCADHGWQKKGFDSLTGI; translated from the exons ATGATTGACTCAATTGGAGGGCCACAACGAGTCAACAATTTCCTTACCACCCTAGATCTCCCATCAATATcacacaaaaatctgaaatgcATGGAGAGACGAGCTGGGAATCTGATTGAGGCTTATGCTGACAAAAGTATGGCCAGTGCAACAGAAGCATCTTTCGATGCTGAAATGAG TGACATCTCAAACTTGGAAGAAAAGAATGCACCATTCGTTCAGCATGCAACTTTTGATGAGGAGTTGGGTACTGCAGTTATAGATGGAGAATTTCTTGG TGATCCTGCAATACTTACGAAACCAGCTACTGTTCTTGAAGAGCAGACAGGAAGTTTTGATTCAGGAAATCATAATGATTATGATGATGATTATGAAGT aaaacatCAAATGTGCATGAATGTACAGGTAGGCCAGACAAAATCCAAGATGAGAGGGCAAGGAATAGTTGTTCCTAAGAAGTTAAAGTTTAAACCTTTGACAAGAAAAGGAATGTCTGTGTGTGCAGATCATGGCTGGCAAAAAAAGGGATTTGATAGTCTCacag